From the genome of Leptospira langatensis:
TTCCGTTTCTGTTTGTTCTTTCCCTTTTTCCCTTTGGGAAATTCTTGCTTGTGGCCGTTGCTTAGATTCGACTTGAGCAATTGTTTTTTCTTGGTTTCTACCCAAGGAAGCACCCAAAGCAATTCTTCTGCGAGGCCGAATAGATTTTCGTTAATATCGACTAACTCTTCGACGACCACGAAATAGGCGATACTGGATTTGAGTTTGCTTTCTCCCTTATGGATCCGTTTCATTTGGTTCTTATAGATACGGACCTTGATCGCCTCCAGTTCCTTGGTCCTCTTTCCGGACCTGGCCTTTTCTACAAGACCTGGCACCTTGTCCGCCTCGGAGAGAAATTCGAAAAGTTCTTCCGCCAATTTTCTCAGCTCTCTTAGATCCTCTTTTTCGTCCTTGGTCAGACCCGTTTGAAAGCGATCTATTTTTTCAGAAGAACTTCTGAGAATATTGGAAAGATTTTCCGCGATCCTGTCTATATATCCGAGTGCATTCGTGAACGGATGGATTGCCTGGTATTCGGATTCTTCGAAATGCTTGTCTACCAGACTTAAGAAGCCGGAGAAGGAATGCTCATAGTTCCGTTTTAGTTCTTTCAGGATCTTTGCTGCTTGATTGAAATCCTTCTTCTTACCGTTCATGTATCCGGAAGAAAGCGTATTCATTGCCTTCTTCGCTAATACCAGGTTCGCGAGTAGAGAAGATACGGATTTGGAGAGTGCCTTTTCCGGATGTTTACTCAGTATTACAAGTTTTTCTAATGTGTCTTCGTATTCTGCCTTTCTCTTCTTGTGCATTTGATTGAATGCGATCACTAAGAAGAAAGTAAATAGAAGAATGACCACTACTGCGGCAAACCCGAAGTAGAAGAAGGCTGTAGCTACGAGTCCTCCCATGATAGAAGCGACGATCGCAGTCATGAACCAGCCACCTACAACTGTCAATACTCCGCTTACCCGATTGACTGCATTCTCTTTCTGCCAAGCTCCATCCGCTAAGGAGGTTCCCATTGCGACCATAAAGGTTACGAATGTGGTGGAAAGAGGAAGTTTCTGGATCGTTCCAAATAGGATGAGTGCGGAAGCGATCAGGATATTTACGGAAGCTCTCAATAGATCGAATGCATCTGTCTTATGAAGGTGCATGAATTCCAGAGATTTGTTTTGTTTAAATCTTGATTCGATCCATTTTCGGATCACGGAAGGAAGAATGGCACGGATAGGTGCGTAGATTCCCAATGCGATCTGTACGAATACTCTAGCAGCGAGACTGGTCTGGTAGGCTTCCAAGGTCTCTCCCTGAGAACCTAAGCTTACTTCGGTGAGAGTGACTGTTTCCGCCTTTTTTGATTTAAAAAGAGCGATGATCATGACGACTGCCGCAAAGATCAGCAATCGATTGTCGGTCAAAACTTCTTTTCCGAGACCGGAGGCCATAGCATTTACATCTCCGCCTGCGGCCTTGATCAACTCGTGAGTCTGCAAACTTGCGATCGGGACTCCGATAAAGTTCACCAAGTCGTTACTCGCGAATGCCATCGCCAATGCGCCTGTTCCGAAAAGGACGACTAACTTTAATACATTCACTTTTGCGAAGATGAGACCTTGGAACAGAACGGAAAATCCCAAGAAGCTGAATAACAGGATCCTTTCGAAGTTTGTCTGTATCCAGGCTAGCGAATCCTTACTAACGACCGCAGACCCTTTCATGGCAGTGAGAAGAATGAAGAAGATCACCACGGTAATAGCGAGTCCGGAGAAGATCCCTCCGAACCATTTCATGGTCTTGTCCAAACGGAAACTGAATAGGAGTCGGAAGAAGAACATGAGCACTAAACCGGCGAAGAAGGCGAATATCACCGAGAGTGCGATCCCGAAGATGATCTTTAGGGCAGATTCCGCATTGATGATCTTAAACGCCTCGTTCAAGGTATCCGTTTTCAGGATTGCCAGGACCAAGGAGGCACCCAGAAGTTCGAATACCAAGGATACAGTGGTAGATGTGGGAAGACCGAGGGTATTATAGAGATCCAATAGGATGATATCCGAGATCATGACCGCAAGGAATAAGAACATCAACTCTGCCAGGGAGAAAAACTCCGGGTGAAAGATGCCTTTTCTGGCTACTTCCATCATTCCGTTGGAGCTCAAGGCCCCGAGAAGGATGCCCACGGCCGAGATTGTTAAGATGATCTTTCGGGAGGCCGCCCTGGAACCGACCGCGGAATTTGTAAAATTGACAGCGTCATTGGAAACACCGACGAGTAGGTCCATGACACCGAGAATGCCCATGATCCCTACGATAATTAAGAAATAATCCATAACCAATACCTGGAAAATTAAAGGAAAGAGCCGCTCAAGAGAGCGGTCCAGGGTATTATTTGAGAGATTGAGGCAGCCACAACCTAAATTTCCGTAAGTTTCTTTTTCAAAATTGAAACTTTGAAATGCGCTTTCGATTTCTCCCAGACCTAGAAGAATGGGTTCCAGCAGCTCCGACCGGCAAGGTGGAGGGCCATCGTCACGACAGAAATAGGAGGCGGTATGAAGATTTCAGTGGGCAATCTTCCTCAGGAATTGACGGAAGAAGATCTGGAAAAGCTATTTTCCAAATTCGGTAAGCCCGAGCATATTTCCATTAAGAAGGACAAACTCACCGGGCGCTCTCTCGGGTATGGTTCTTTGGAGATGGAAGACGCAGGTGCCAAGAAGGCCCTGGAAGCTCTGAACAAGCACGAGATTTCGGGCAAGGCGATCACGGTTGTGGACGCCGACGAATGGAAAAAAGAATTCGATAAGAAACAATCGGTCAAGGGTGGGCCTTCTCAGAACAAGGTTCAGGCCAGCCAAACCAAGGGCGGATTCTCCAGTTCCGTCAGACGTACGGGAGGTAGAGGAAAATGAATTTAAGAAAGACAATATTATCCAGCACAGTCGCTTTCGTAGTTCTATTGGCGGGAGGGATGCTTCTTGCACAGCCTTCTTCTAACGGTCTAGTCATCAAAGATGTGAAGAAGGGTACCGGGAAGGAAGCATTCAACGGATCCAATGTCACCGTTCATTACACTGGATGGTTGACCAACGGTAAGAAGTTTGATAGCTCCAAGGACAGAGGAGTTCCTTTTCACTTCGATCTAGGTGCCGGCCAAGTCATCAAAGGCTGGGACAAAGGAGTGCAGGGAATGAAGGAAGGAGGAGTCCGAAAACTCACGATTCCTCCCGAGCTTGGATACGGCGCGAACGGAGCAGGCTCCATTCCTCCGAATTCGACCCTGATCTTTGAAGTAGAATTGCTCAAAGTATACTGACATGTTTGTGTCAATCCTGTTGCTTTCGGATCATGCTTCCGAAGGTAACAGGGTTAAAATATCACGATTCCCTTACGAGTTCCTTCCTCACTAATCCAAAACATTTAGATTTTTCGTGCCAGCTTGAAAGCAGATCCGTATTTTTTTTTGGGTTTGTAATATTTTAGAAAGCCTGCTCTTCCCATTTACTATAGGCCAAAGGGATGAGGAGGGAATTCAAATTGAACCAAGAAAGCAATCTTCTTCTCCCTGATTCAGGAACCAGATCCTACGAATCCTTATTCGAATACCAGCCTTTGGCCGCGTTCTTAGTAGAGGCGGATGGCACGATCAGTCTCGTGAACCACCGTTTCGAACTTATCTCCGGAAAGAAGAAGGAAGAGATCCAGAACCGGATGAAATGGACCCAGTTCGCTCATCCCGACGATATAGAAAGTCTGATGGACGCTTTCTTAAATAATTTTCAGCAACAAGGGAAACCTCATTTATTCACCGCGAGGACAAGACTCTTTACGGGAAGCGGTTATCGTAAGGTCTTTATCAGGGCAAATCGTATCCCTACAGCAAATGAAACCATCCTAGTCCAATTGCAGGAATTAGATGAAGAAGGACTACTACGGGATTATTCATTGGAAGATTCCGACTATCGTTGGAGATCCTTCCTCATGGAAGGACTCGATATCGTAGTCATCTTGGACCTTGCAGGAAATATCCTATTTTTGAATAAGACATTCACCGGTGCGAGCGCAGAAGAAATCCAGGGAAAGAATCTATTTCATATCTTGAAACGTACGGATGCTCTAAAACTACAAGGGTTTATCTCCAAGGTCTTAGTCAGCGGAAAGGCGGAATCCATGGAGGAATGGAGTAGTTTCACCGGGAAAAGAAGCCATTACTATGTTCGGATCTCACCTGTGACCAAGCAGGGAGACATTAGCGCAATTTTACTTACCGTATCCGATACTACCAAACAAAAGGAATCCGATTCGGATCGCTTGAGAAGAATGGAATCCCAGAGACATCGCCAAAAACTGGAAGCTTTGGGAACTCTGGCAGCAGGAGTGGCTCACGAGATCAATAATCCTCTGACTGGGATCCTCAACTATGCAGAGCTTGTGAAAGGGCAGGTAGAAGAGAACGAAACTCTTCTGCGGAACATGGAAGTGATCATCAGAGAGAGCGAAAGGATCTCCGGTATTGTAAGAAGTCTATTAGGATTTGCTCATAAAGAAGAAGGTATCAAGGCACATGTGTCCACGGGAGAGATCATGTATTCCTCCATACAGTTACTTCTTCCTTTCCTGATCAAGGATGGGATCACTGTAGAAGGGGCTGAAGCCTTGATCGACGCTGAAGCGAACTTGGAAATCCCTCTTGTGATCGGAGAGCCTCAGAAATTAAAGCAGGTATTCTTGAATCTGATCACGAATGCCAGGGATTCCCTAAATGATAAGTATCCTTTCCCTTCCGAGAAGAAGAAGATCCGAGTCGAGCAAAGGCAGTTATTCCGAAACGAACTTCGTTATGTAGAAGTGACCGTAAAGGATTATGGGATCGGAATCCGGGAAGAGAATATAAATCGGATCTTCGATCCATTCTTCACAACCAAACCGACAACAGTTGGGACCGGGCTCGGTCTTTCCGTGAGTTACGACATAGTCAGGGAAATGAACGGAGACATGGAGGTAGAAAGTGAAGAAGAAGAGTACGCGATCTTCCGTGTAATCCTACCCGCCGCTGAAAAGATTTCTTGACCACTCATTCGGGCGAAAGATACTTAAGGTCTTCCTATGTCCGATACCGAAGAACAGTCTTCCGGGATCCGAGCTGCCTTTCGCTCTGCCTCTAGAAAAGATGTAATTCGGATCTTAGAAAGAATTACCGACGCCTTCCTTTCCCTGGACAGGGATTTGCGTATTCTATACGCTAATTTTGAGGCAGAAAAGCTTCTCGACATTATCCGAGAAAACCTGGTAGGCAAGAGGCTACCGGAAGTACTTCCTCAATTCAATTTCAGCAATCTTTTCCCGAACATGGTAGAAGCCATGCAAACCGGTCTTCCTAAGGATATGGAGATCCTAGATCCGACCGAGAAGATCTGGTATGAAGTACGCATTTTTCCTTCTCCGGAGGACATCGCAGTCTATCTCCGGGATGTAACTTCCAGAAAAGAAGGAGAAGTCAAGCTCAAGGAATCGGAAGAAAGACTTTCCGAGCTTGTTCGCACGTCTCTGGATCCTATTCTTTCCTTGAACGAACTTTTAGAAGTGAGCATGATCAATCCGGCTGCGGAAAGTTTGTTTGGCTATACTTCTTGGGAAGTTACCGGAAAACCTGTTTCCTTCTTCTTACCCGAAAGATACACATCGTTGCTTCCTTCGGTAATACGAAAGCTAGGGGAGGAACCGGAGAGAGGGGTTTTTGGTCCTTTCAAGGCAAAACGAAAGAATGGGACCGTACCTATCATAGAGGCTTCTGTTTCTAAAGTAAACACCTCTTCGGGAAGAGGATACACTTTGATTTTAAGGGATATCACGGAGAGGACCCTTACTCAGAAAAAACTGAGGGGCACCGTCGAAGAACTGAAGAAGGTAGACCGAGAAAGAGAGGATCTTTTGGAAAACCTAGAGGCGGAGGTTGAGGCAAGGTCTAACGAACTTGCTAAATTCTTTAGATTGATGAAGGAAGAGCTGAATCTTGCCAAACGAGTGCAGAACAGTTTACTTCCGCCTATCGATTATGCTCTTCCTGGAGTGCAAACTCATATCACGTATCTTCCTTTGATGGAAGTAGGTGGGGATTGGTACGATATCTTCGAGTCTCGTCCGGGCGTTCTTCGGATCATTCTTGCGGACGCGACCGGTCATGGAGTGCAGGCCGCTCTTGTGACCATGACCATCAAAGGAGTTTATGAACCTTTAAAGTATTTGGCGGATTCTCCCGTTGAGTTGATCCGAGGGATCAATACGGATTACTGTAGAAATTTCAAGAATCTGCAAATGTATTTCTCCTGTTTTATCTTGGATATTGATACCATAGATAGAAAGATCCGATTTGCCTCCGGAGGACATCCGGCTCTTCTTTGGAAATCCAAGGGAGAAGTAAAACTCTTGGAAAGAACAGGCTCTCTTTTAGGGCTCAACTCTAAAATGGAATATACGGAAGAAGAATACGAATACTCCCAGGGGGACAGCATTCTAATGCTTACGGATGGGATCTTTGAGGAATTCGATTCGGAGCAGAATCCTTTCGGTGAGGAAAGGATCGAAGCCATCTTCAAGGAAACTCGTCTAGGAGGAAGGGAATTACAAAATCAGATCGTTAAAGAAATGAGAGCTCACTTAGGCGGAAAAGAACCTCAAGATGATATTACTCTGATTTCTATTTCTCTCGTATAATCCTGTTGACTCATTGCTTCCTGCTTTCTAATTTCCAATTGTGTTCGAGATCCTTGTATTACTCTTTTTGTTTGCGGTCCTGATCTTATTCGGATCCATCGAATACTATTTCCATACAAAGAGAAGGGAAAGAATTCCTATTCGCATCCATGTGAACGGCACCAGAGGAAAAAGTTCCGTTACCCGACTGATCGCGGCGGGTTTGAGAGAAGGCGGACTCAAGGTTTTCGCAAAGACAACGGGAACTCTTCCTATATTTATTCTTCCCGACGGCTCCGAAAGAGATATTAGAAGATTCGGAGTGCCGAATATACTGGAACAGAAAGACGCGATAGAGGAGGCTTCTCTTCATTCTGCGGATGCGATCGTTCTGGAATGCATGGCGCTCATTCCTTTGAACCAAAAAGTCTCGGAAGAAAAGTTGATCTCTGCCACTCATGCAGTGATCACGAATATCAGAGAGGATCATTTAGAGATCATGGGTCCGTCTCTAGGAGACGTGGCCTTGGCAATTTCCGGATCTATTCCCAAGGGGCAGGTAGTATTCACTACGGAGAAAGAATTTCTGCCTCTTCTGCAAAAAGTCTCTACAAAGAAAAGGTCCAGGCTCATTTCCGTCTCGAAAGAAAAATACGATGCGAATAGATATATGCAAAATTTCGCATATTATGAACATTTTGAGAATGTGATCTTGGCGTTAGAGGTATGCGAGAGTTTGGGTGTGACTCCCGATATCGCGATCCGGGGAATGTGGGCCTCTCCTTTCGATCTTGGCGCGAGTTTCGCTTGTGAATTCTCCTTAGGAAAAGCGGAGATCCGATTCGTAAATGGGTTTGCGGCAAACGATCCGTATTCCGCTCAGCAGGTCTGGGATCTGGCAAATTCGGCATCTAAGGACATTGGCTTACGGATCGCGTTGGTCAATTGTAGAAAGGAC
Proteins encoded in this window:
- a CDS encoding RNA recognition motif domain-containing protein, which encodes MKISVGNLPQELTEEDLEKLFSKFGKPEHISIKKDKLTGRSLGYGSLEMEDAGAKKALEALNKHEISGKAITVVDADEWKKEFDKKQSVKGGPSQNKVQASQTKGGFSSSVRRTGGRGK
- the pgsB gene encoding poly-gamma-glutamate synthase PgsB, with the protein product MFEILVLLFLFAVLILFGSIEYYFHTKRRERIPIRIHVNGTRGKSSVTRLIAAGLREGGLKVFAKTTGTLPIFILPDGSERDIRRFGVPNILEQKDAIEEASLHSADAIVLECMALIPLNQKVSEEKLISATHAVITNIREDHLEIMGPSLGDVALAISGSIPKGQVVFTTEKEFLPLLQKVSTKKRSRLISVSKEKYDANRYMQNFAYYEHFENVILALEVCESLGVTPDIAIRGMWASPFDLGASFACEFSLGKAEIRFVNGFAANDPYSAQQVWDLANSASKDIGLRIALVNCRKDRPERSEQMAKEILSWKEFPADLILCTGEGTSVFANSARKLGSGPDRLVLLEDTDISNVFLKLEELVSSKALVVGLGNIGGLGIQFVQSLQKKEGLVQV
- a CDS encoding inorganic phosphate transporter; protein product: MDYFLIIVGIMGILGVMDLLVGVSNDAVNFTNSAVGSRAASRKIILTISAVGILLGALSSNGMMEVARKGIFHPEFFSLAELMFLFLAVMISDIILLDLYNTLGLPTSTTVSLVFELLGASLVLAILKTDTLNEAFKIINAESALKIIFGIALSVIFAFFAGLVLMFFFRLLFSFRLDKTMKWFGGIFSGLAITVVIFFILLTAMKGSAVVSKDSLAWIQTNFERILLFSFLGFSVLFQGLIFAKVNVLKLVVLFGTGALAMAFASNDLVNFIGVPIASLQTHELIKAAGGDVNAMASGLGKEVLTDNRLLIFAAVVMIIALFKSKKAETVTLTEVSLGSQGETLEAYQTSLAARVFVQIALGIYAPIRAILPSVIRKWIESRFKQNKSLEFMHLHKTDAFDLLRASVNILIASALILFGTIQKLPLSTTFVTFMVAMGTSLADGAWQKENAVNRVSGVLTVVGGWFMTAIVASIMGGLVATAFFYFGFAAVVVILLFTFFLVIAFNQMHKKRKAEYEDTLEKLVILSKHPEKALSKSVSSLLANLVLAKKAMNTLSSGYMNGKKKDFNQAAKILKELKRNYEHSFSGFLSLVDKHFEESEYQAIHPFTNALGYIDRIAENLSNILRSSSEKIDRFQTGLTKDEKEDLRELRKLAEELFEFLSEADKVPGLVEKARSGKRTKELEAIKVRIYKNQMKRIHKGESKLKSSIAYFVVVEELVDINENLFGLAEELLWVLPWVETKKKQLLKSNLSNGHKQEFPKGKKGKNKQKRKK
- a CDS encoding SpoIIE family protein phosphatase, with amino-acid sequence MSDTEEQSSGIRAAFRSASRKDVIRILERITDAFLSLDRDLRILYANFEAEKLLDIIRENLVGKRLPEVLPQFNFSNLFPNMVEAMQTGLPKDMEILDPTEKIWYEVRIFPSPEDIAVYLRDVTSRKEGEVKLKESEERLSELVRTSLDPILSLNELLEVSMINPAAESLFGYTSWEVTGKPVSFFLPERYTSLLPSVIRKLGEEPERGVFGPFKAKRKNGTVPIIEASVSKVNTSSGRGYTLILRDITERTLTQKKLRGTVEELKKVDREREDLLENLEAEVEARSNELAKFFRLMKEELNLAKRVQNSLLPPIDYALPGVQTHITYLPLMEVGGDWYDIFESRPGVLRIILADATGHGVQAALVTMTIKGVYEPLKYLADSPVELIRGINTDYCRNFKNLQMYFSCFILDIDTIDRKIRFASGGHPALLWKSKGEVKLLERTGSLLGLNSKMEYTEEEYEYSQGDSILMLTDGIFEEFDSEQNPFGEERIEAIFKETRLGGRELQNQIVKEMRAHLGGKEPQDDITLISISLV
- a CDS encoding FKBP-type peptidyl-prolyl cis-trans isomerase, with protein sequence MLLAQPSSNGLVIKDVKKGTGKEAFNGSNVTVHYTGWLTNGKKFDSSKDRGVPFHFDLGAGQVIKGWDKGVQGMKEGGVRKLTIPPELGYGANGAGSIPPNSTLIFEVELLKVY
- a CDS encoding PAS domain-containing sensor histidine kinase; its protein translation is MNQESNLLLPDSGTRSYESLFEYQPLAAFLVEADGTISLVNHRFELISGKKKEEIQNRMKWTQFAHPDDIESLMDAFLNNFQQQGKPHLFTARTRLFTGSGYRKVFIRANRIPTANETILVQLQELDEEGLLRDYSLEDSDYRWRSFLMEGLDIVVILDLAGNILFLNKTFTGASAEEIQGKNLFHILKRTDALKLQGFISKVLVSGKAESMEEWSSFTGKRSHYYVRISPVTKQGDISAILLTVSDTTKQKESDSDRLRRMESQRHRQKLEALGTLAAGVAHEINNPLTGILNYAELVKGQVEENETLLRNMEVIIRESERISGIVRSLLGFAHKEEGIKAHVSTGEIMYSSIQLLLPFLIKDGITVEGAEALIDAEANLEIPLVIGEPQKLKQVFLNLITNARDSLNDKYPFPSEKKKIRVEQRQLFRNELRYVEVTVKDYGIGIREENINRIFDPFFTTKPTTVGTGLGLSVSYDIVREMNGDMEVESEEEEYAIFRVILPAAEKIS